The following is a genomic window from Pseudomonas lurida.
CGTTCTGCTTCAACTTCGGCAGCACCCATGGCATCCACCATTTCGTGGTGAAGGAGCCGTTCTACATTCGCCAGATGACCACCAAGGTGGCGCACAAGGTCATGGCCGAGATGGGCGTGCGCTTCAATGATTTCGGCACGTTTGCGCGGGCCAATCGGCTTGGTTTTCCACCGCCTGCAGGGTTTCGATCAGCGCCTTCGCCGCAGGCGACAAGCGCACCCCAGCGCGGCTGATCACTGCGCAGCGGTTGTTCAGACTGTCCAGGGCGTGAGGCATGTTGCGCCAGTGCAGCACCTGCAGTTCGCCACGGGCGAATGCGTCGACGAAGGCTTCCTCGGCGCCCAGGCCAATGGCGTCGGATTGCTGCACGATAGTGGCCAGCGCGGCAAACTGCTCAAGCTCGATCGCGGGGGCAAAGTCGATGCGCCCGCTGAGATTGGCCAGCAGTTTGCGAATCCCCGGCGCGATCAGCGGTGTGGCGAGTGGGTAGCCGAACAGGTCGTTGGTCGACAGGCTGTCCTTGGCCAGCAGCGGATGCCCTGTGCGGCAAAAAAACACGCTGCGCCGTGGCGTCAGGGCCTGGGTCTGAAAGTTCGGGTCAGCCTCGAAGTGACGCACATCGGCGATAAAGAATTCGATCTCTTCACGGTTCAGGCTGCGCCCGAGTTTTT
Proteins encoded in this region:
- a CDS encoding LysR family transcriptional regulator, giving the protein MDLRQLRYFIALNEHRSFVRAADAMGITQPAFSRSIQGLEQEFGCVLVDRASKDLRPTPEGQVVLQHALSLVQGAALLSHEVTRMTKLDAGEVRFGSDAVAAVNLVPQAMARFISTYPKVRTALQVDNWEKLGRSLNREEIEFFIADVRHFEADPNFQTQALTPRRSVFFCRTGHPLLAKDSLSTNDLFGYPLATPLIAPGIRKLLANLSGRIDFAPAIELEQFAALATIVQQSDAIGLGAEEAFVDAFARGELQVLHWRNMPHALDSLNNRCAVISRAGVRLSPAAKALIETLQAVENQADWPAQTCRNH